A window of Oceanispirochaeta sp. M1 genomic DNA:
GAACTACAGTAATATAAAATCAGCCGAATATCTGAACGCCTCTGAAACGGTATTAAAAGCAATCATGCGCTATATCGAAAAGCATGCAGAGAAAGCCCATGCACTCTCTCTGAAGGAAGAAGATCCTCAGAACAGGAATAACTATGAATTTATAGAGAAAAACTGCAGGGCCATTATCTCTGATGCCCCCAGCGGTTTTGCCGAAGCCGTCCAGTGGATACAGCTGTTTACAACTGTTGAAAGAATCAACGGTCATGGAAACGGATATGGCCGTCTGGATCAGATGCTAAATGACTTTTATGTCAAAGATATTGAAGCCGGAAATATTACACGGGATGAAGCAGTATCACTAGTGGCGGAACTCTATCTGAAATACGGGGGAAACTACTGGTCATTCGGTGGAAGAGATATAAACGGAGAAGATGCTACCAATGAGATGAGCTGGGTCTGTATGGAAGCCTATGATATTACGGGCGGCTATAACCATCTGGGTCTGATGTGGCACGAAGATATTGATAAAGACTTTTACAATTACGGATGTGAAGTTCTGGCAAGACACAACTGTGGAACTCCTACATTGGTCAATTTTGATGTTCTGAGAGACAGCCAGCTGCGATGCGGTGTTAAAGAGGAGGATGCCTGGAATATGGCATACTCCGGATGCCAGTGGTACTGTGTTGTGGGTAAAGAGTACAACGATCAGGATCTGAACTCTTTTGTTCTTGTTCAGCCCATGCAGAGAGCCATGGAAATAGCAGCAGAGAGCGGAGTAGATGATTTTGAGAAATTCTGGGACATTTATGATACCGAAGTAGATAAAACTGCGGAGATATTGAAAGATTTTAAGAACGAAACCTACAAATGGCAGGCTAAAGTCTGGCCTGAAATGGTTACAAGCTTCTGTATGCACGGAACTCTGGAAAACGGACGGGATGTTACGGATATGCAGGCGGTGGACTACAACTTCACCTCAGTCAATGTTCTGGGTGTTCCCAATGTAATTGACTCCATCTATGCCATAAAAGAACTGGTCTTCAATCAGAAGAAATACAAGATGAAAGATCTCATTGATGCTGTTGCAAATGATTGGAAAGGCAGTGAAATTATGCAGCAGGATTTTCTCCATCAGCCCAAATTCGGCAATGCCCATGAAGATGTTGATGCCATGGGAGTGAGGATTTCCGAGCATATAAGAGAAACCCTTGAGAGCAAACGAAATATCAAAGGATTCAACTTCCGCCCCAGCCTTTTCCAGTATATGGGGCATACCTATGCGGGAGAGCTCCTGGGAGCCACCCCCGATGGTAGAAACACCGTTGAACCTCTTGCCCATGGAATGAATCCCATGCACGGT
This region includes:
- a CDS encoding pyruvate formate lyase family protein is translated as MLVKVDAKRGNPVKAGERIQALIERSHTLAVENKRNVYVDNAEFLVYHWSGEAAAFSPNTGDLSADEELRINIGDHNARVDVGGPFPYAAEMPSKVNGFEYTSKNWAEDYAFFLDHSPAEVLDNERVVGEFHWMLEEARFFQYPEEQRKLGRDARELGAGGISFTHTCPDLTIGLNLGWGGLLNKIQERREKFLNYSNIKSAEYLNASETVLKAIMRYIEKHAEKAHALSLKEEDPQNRNNYEFIEKNCRAIISDAPSGFAEAVQWIQLFTTVERINGHGNGYGRLDQMLNDFYVKDIEAGNITRDEAVSLVAELYLKYGGNYWSFGGRDINGEDATNEMSWVCMEAYDITGGYNHLGLMWHEDIDKDFYNYGCEVLARHNCGTPTLVNFDVLRDSQLRCGVKEEDAWNMAYSGCQWYCVVGKEYNDQDLNSFVLVQPMQRAMEIAAESGVDDFEKFWDIYDTEVDKTAEILKDFKNETYKWQAKVWPEMVTSFCMHGTLENGRDVTDMQAVDYNFTSVNVLGVPNVIDSIYAIKELVFNQKKYKMKDLIDAVANDWKGSEIMQQDFLHQPKFGNAHEDVDAMGVRISEHIRETLESKRNIKGFNFRPSLFQYMGHTYAGELLGATPDGRNTVEPLAHGMNPMHGRNTEGMAATMQSFCSLDYRKYQGGSFQVELQPSFFPDESSKGDLVETFSKIFFNKGGVQINLNTVDLEKLKDAMEHPEKKEYRSLVVKVTGYSAHFIVMDRKFQEEFLQRVNYASL